TATCCTGCAGCATAGGAAAGGACGCTTTTATACTGTCCCGCCGGGAGGCTCAAGCAAATGCCGTCCCGGATTTCTTCCCCATCAATCAGCCCCCAAACATCCCTTCCATCATACACATATCGTCCGGCCTGTGGTATGGCAGATTGCGGGTCATGGTCTCGCAATAGGAAAAACATCTGTTCCGGGTATCGCGCAAAAGAAAAGCGCCCGAGGGTCTCCTCGGGCGCTTTTTGAAACCGGATACCGGTGATTATCAGGCGTATGCCGGCTGTTCCGCAGCAGCGACGCGCGCAACAGCAACCGCCAAACCAGCTTCGGCAGCGGCTTTGTCCTCGGCATTTTTCGCCGTACGGACGTCGTCGCTGAAATCGGACACCAACTGCTTGGCAGCAGCGATATCAATTTCAGAAACATTCACCACTTCTTCCGCCAGTACCGTGCAGCGTTCCTTGGTTACTTCCAGGAAGCCGCCGGCGACGAAGATACGCTGCTCAACATTACCGCTCTTGAACACGGAAATCGTGCCCGGACGGACCGTTGAGATCACCGGGGAATGGCCGGGAAGGACGCCAAGGTCCCCCTCTGCTGCCGGCAGGACGACCATTTCCACGTCCTGGGACAGAAGAAGTTTTTCCGGCGACACCAGTTCGAATGCGACCGTATCGGCCATATCCCGTCTCCTTTACTCGAGTATCCGTTACGCAGCTTCTGCGGCGATTTTCTTCGCCTTTTCGACAGCTTCTTCAATGCCGCCGACCATGTAGAAGGCCGCTTCCGGAAGATCGTCGTATTCACCTTCCACGATGGCTTTGAAGCCTTTGACCGTGTCTTCCAGGTCCACGAACTTACCAGGGGTGTTCGTGAAGACCTCAGCAACGTGGAACGGCTGAGACAGGAAGCGCTGGATCTTACGTGCACGGGCAACGACCAGTTTGTCTTCTTCAGACAGCTCGTCCATACCCAGGATCGCGATGATTTCCTGCAGGCCTTTGTACTGCTGCAGGGTTTCCTGAACGCGGCGGGCCACATCGTAGTGTTCCTGACCGACAACAGCCGGTTCCAGAATACGGGACGTGGAGTCGAGCGGATCCACAGCCGGGAAAATTGCCTGTTCCGCAATGGAACGGGACAGAACGGTCGTGGCGTCCAAGTGAGAGAAGGTCGTGGCAGGTGCCGGGTCGGTCAAGTCATCCGCCGGGACGTATACGGCCTGTACGGAGGTGATGGAACCCTTCTTCGTGGAGGTAATACGCTCCTGCATCGCACCCATGTCAGTACCCAGCGTCGGCTGATAACCCACAGCAGACGGAATACGGCCCAACATAGCGGACACTTCGGAGCCAGCCTGGGTGAAGCGGAAGATGTTGTCCACGAAGAACAGAACGTCCTGGCCTTCTTCGTCACGGAAGTATTCCGCCTGGGTCAGACCACTAAGCGCAACACGCATACGCGCACCCGGCGGCTCGTTCATCTGACCATAGACCAGCGCACATTTGCTGTCGCCGTCCAGGTTGATAACGCCGGATTCGATCATTTCGTGATACAGGTCGTTACCTTCACGGGTACGCTCACCAACACCGGCGAAGACGGAGTAACCACCGTGGCCCTTCGCGATGTTGTTGATCAATTCCATGATGGTCACGGTTTTACCAACACCTGCACCGCCGAACAGACCAATTTTACCGCCCTTCGGATACGGGGTCAGCAGGTCGATCACCTTAATACCGGTGACGAGCTGTTCGGTTTCGGTTGCCTGTTCGATGTAATCCGGTGCCGAGCGGTGGATCGGGAAGGACTGTTTGGTGTTCACCGGGCCACGTTCGTCAACCGGCTCACCGATGACGTTCATGATACGGCCCAGGGTTTCCGGACCAACCGGAACCTTGATCGCATCGCCGGTGTCGACCACTTCCTGGCCGCGAACCAGACCGTCAGTACCATCCATAGCAATGGTACGGACCGTTTTTTCACCCAGATGCTGGGCAACTTCCAAAACCAGGGTTTGTTCCCCGTTTTTGGTGTGCAGGGCGTTTAGAATCGCCGGCAGATCGCCGTCGAACTGAACGTCGACAACGGCGCCCAGTACCTGCGAGATTTTACCAATGTTGTTCGCCATTGAACTGCTCCTATCGGGCTTACAATGCTTCCGCGCCGGAAATAATCTCGATCAACTCTTTGGTGATCTGAGCCTGGCGCGAACGGTTGTATGTAATCTGCAGCGAGTGGATCATGTCACCCGCGTTACGGGTCGCGTTATCCATCGCAGTCATTCGAGCGGCCTGCTCGGATGCGAAGCTTTCCAGCATCGACCGGAAAACCTGAACAGACAGGTTTTTCGGCAGCAGGGCAGAAAGAATGACTTCCTCGTTGGGCTCGTATTCATACGGCGTATCGGAACCCGCAGCGGGGTCTTCAACGTCGCTGACTGCATTGCCAAACGGGATGAGCTGCAGCGGGGTTACTTCCTGCGTCAGCGCCGACACGAACTTGTTGTAGAACAGCGTGCAGACGTCGAATTCACCGGCGTCAAACATCGACATGATCTTGGTTACAACGAGATCGGCGCCTTCATATGTCGGAGCGGGCTTGGCCAGCTCTTCATATTTCTCGACGAATTTGCCGCCATGGTCGCGGCGCAGGAGGGAGACCCCCTTACGAC
The Aestuariispira ectoiniformans genome window above contains:
- the atpD gene encoding F0F1 ATP synthase subunit beta; this encodes MANNIGKISQVLGAVVDVQFDGDLPAILNALHTKNGEQTLVLEVAQHLGEKTVRTIAMDGTDGLVRGQEVVDTGDAIKVPVGPETLGRIMNVIGEPVDERGPVNTKQSFPIHRSAPDYIEQATETEQLVTGIKVIDLLTPYPKGGKIGLFGGAGVGKTVTIMELINNIAKGHGGYSVFAGVGERTREGNDLYHEMIESGVINLDGDSKCALVYGQMNEPPGARMRVALSGLTQAEYFRDEEGQDVLFFVDNIFRFTQAGSEVSAMLGRIPSAVGYQPTLGTDMGAMQERITSTKKGSITSVQAVYVPADDLTDPAPATTFSHLDATTVLSRSIAEQAIFPAVDPLDSTSRILEPAVVGQEHYDVARRVQETLQQYKGLQEIIAILGMDELSEEDKLVVARARKIQRFLSQPFHVAEVFTNTPGKFVDLEDTVKGFKAIVEGEYDDLPEAAFYMVGGIEEAVEKAKKIAAEAA
- a CDS encoding F0F1 ATP synthase subunit gamma — protein: MASLKELRSRIASVQSTQRITSAMKMVAAAKLRKAQQSAEAARPYAERMERMLASLAAGATGANAPKLLAGTGKDDTHLLVVVSSDRGLCGGFNGNLVRSVRNKISDLESAGKTIKLIIIGRKGVSLLRRDHGGKFVEKYEELAKPAPTYEGADLVVTKIMSMFDAGEFDVCTLFYNKFVSALTQEVTPLQLIPFGNAVSDVEDPAAGSDTPYEYEPNEEVILSALLPKNLSVQVFRSMLESFASEQAARMTAMDNATRNAGDMIHSLQITYNRSRQAQITKELIEIISGAEAL
- the atpC gene encoding ATP synthase F1 subunit epsilon, producing MADTVAFELVSPEKLLLSQDVEMVVLPAAEGDLGVLPGHSPVISTVRPGTISVFKSGNVEQRIFVAGGFLEVTKERCTVLAEEVVNVSEIDIAAAKQLVSDFSDDVRTAKNAEDKAAAEAGLAVAVARVAAAEQPAYA